The Euphorbia lathyris chromosome 2, ddEupLath1.1, whole genome shotgun sequence genome includes a window with the following:
- the LOC136220567 gene encoding protein MAINTENANCE OF MERISTEMS-like isoform X2, which produces MDLFGATRVELDARHYASGGIRAASVMERCGGDRIPETQAIAWTWLMLGSTLFVDKSGDRIRPSCLLEVQDSAAGAVGLSWGSAALAYLYRHLGIATRGDCGQMTGCMTLLQSWIYEYFPCFRPHREAVTVDPDLPRASLWPSISMEKSDERLRAFRARLDVLTADEVMWMPYGPDAITETPRTLYSGWIRYRDVIEPYMPGRCLRQLGHVQTIPRPILQPSKAVRPWTSLKYRVEVPAVMVQGIWDSFPQSSVLILSVFTPAHTPSDCEDQYMHWYTRHSHPRLLPEIVAPGPAVYTRSNSEIVSYFCVKQLYIAKQL; this is translated from the exons atggatttgtttggggCGACTCGGGTTGAGTTAGATGCCCGTCATTATGCTTCTGGTGGTATACGAGCCGCTTCCGTCATGGAGCGCTGTGGAGGTGATCGGATTCCTGAGACCCAGGCTATAGCTTGGACGTGGCTGATgctcggttccaccttgttcgtagacaagagtggtgaccgcatccgaccttcttgtctgttagaggtgcaggactcggcggctggagccgttggactttcttggggatcagctgcactagcatatctataccgtcatcttggtattgctaccagaggagattgcgggcagatgacgggttgtatgacattgctccagtcctggatttacgagtattttccttgcttcaggccacatcgagaggcagttacagttgacccggatcttcctagggcttcgttgtggccatctatatcgatggagaagagcgatgagcggttgagagcatttcgtgcccggcttgatgtgttgacagcagatgag gtcatgtggatgccgtatggcCCTGATGCCATTACTGAGACCCCGAGGACTCTATATTCTGGATGGATACGGTATcgggatgtgatcgagccgtacatGCCGGGGCGATGCCTTCGACAGCTTGGACATGTGCAGACCATTCCTAGACCGATATTGCAGCCTTCTAAGGCTGTTCGCCCGTGGACCAGTTTGAAGTATCGTGTAGAGGTGCCAGCTGTGATGGTGCAGGGTATTTGGGACTCTTTTCCCCAGTCGTCCGTCCTTATACTGTCTGTATTCACTCCAGCACATACTCCATCAGATTGTGAGGATCAGTACATGCATTGGTACACCCGTCACTCACACCCTCGTCTACTTCCGGAGATTGTTGCACCCGGACCGGCTGTTTATACTCGCTCGAACAGTGagattgtaagttatttttg TGTAAAACAACTCTATATTGCaaaacagttataa
- the LOC136220567 gene encoding protein MAIN-LIKE 2-like isoform X1, whose amino-acid sequence MDLFGATRVELDARHYASGGIRAASVMERCGGDRIPETQAIAWTWLMLGSTLFVDKSGDRIRPSCLLEVQDSAAGAVGLSWGSAALAYLYRHLGIATRGDCGQMTGCMTLLQSWIYEYFPCFRPHREAVTVDPDLPRASLWPSISMEKSDERLRAFRARLDVLTADEVMWMPYGPDAITETPRTLYSGWIRYRDVIEPYMPGRCLRQLGHVQTIPRPILQPSKAVRPWTSLKYRVEVPAVMVQGIWDSFPQSSVLILSVFTPAHTPSDCEDQYMHWYTRHSHPRLLPEIVAPGPAVYTRSNSEIWVSRLSGWGETVLDHMSHLDEDAAIVYRQSLEEIMDAWHLAK is encoded by the exons atggatttgtttggggCGACTCGGGTTGAGTTAGATGCCCGTCATTATGCTTCTGGTGGTATACGAGCCGCTTCCGTCATGGAGCGCTGTGGAGGTGATCGGATTCCTGAGACCCAGGCTATAGCTTGGACGTGGCTGATgctcggttccaccttgttcgtagacaagagtggtgaccgcatccgaccttcttgtctgttagaggtgcaggactcggcggctggagccgttggactttcttggggatcagctgcactagcatatctataccgtcatcttggtattgctaccagaggagattgcgggcagatgacgggttgtatgacattgctccagtcctggatttacgagtattttccttgcttcaggccacatcgagaggcagttacagttgacccggatcttcctagggcttcgttgtggccatctatatcgatggagaagagcgatgagcggttgagagcatttcgtgcccggcttgatgtgttgacagcagatgag gtcatgtggatgccgtatggcCCTGATGCCATTACTGAGACCCCGAGGACTCTATATTCTGGATGGATACGGTATcgggatgtgatcgagccgtacatGCCGGGGCGATGCCTTCGACAGCTTGGACATGTGCAGACCATTCCTAGACCGATATTGCAGCCTTCTAAGGCTGTTCGCCCGTGGACCAGTTTGAAGTATCGTGTAGAGGTGCCAGCTGTGATGGTGCAGGGTATTTGGGACTCTTTTCCCCAGTCGTCCGTCCTTATACTGTCTGTATTCACTCCAGCACATACTCCATCAGATTGTGAGGATCAGTACATGCATTGGTACACCCGTCACTCACACCCTCGTCTACTTCCGGAGATTGTTGCACCCGGACCGGCTGTTTATACTCGCTCGAACAGTGagatt TGGGTTAGTCGATTATCTGGCTGGGGTGAAACTGTGCTGGATCACATGAGTCATCTGGACGAGGATGCTGCGATTGTATATAGGCAGTCGTTAGAGGAGATTATGGAtgcttggcatttggccaagtga